The Nocardioides sp. S-1144 genome includes a region encoding these proteins:
- a CDS encoding putative manganese transporter, with protein MTEVLLRPLADAFMQVGVFVALLVAPFGWAQHRWGDQLAAALTRHARHAPAAAALLTMPPGCGGAIIVMSLYARGAVGFGAAVAALVATMGDASWVLLAADPVLTLKLKALLLLTGATTGYVVDALGITPRRRVDAQSLGASSPSAGLVGVGGRVVVPAPPPSLAPAGDQYVGSADPARVGPTCTTLWVVLGVGALVAVPVSFQLAPAGTAYLALGVLGTLAAVVALVQGRGRATVAAPPTSLRAVARDGGHEVALITTWVALAYLSWSLLNHLTGFDGSQLPLLGVTGVAVGALVGLVPGCAVQIVFTGIFLAGGMPLPTLVANTISQDGDALLPLLVLEHRSALLASLITTMPALLVGGVLLLLG; from the coding sequence GTGACCGAGGTCCTGCTGCGTCCGCTGGCGGATGCGTTCATGCAGGTCGGGGTCTTCGTGGCGCTCCTCGTCGCCCCGTTCGGGTGGGCCCAGCACCGGTGGGGCGACCAGCTCGCCGCCGCGCTGACCCGCCACGCCCGCCACGCCCCGGCGGCCGCCGCCCTGCTCACCATGCCGCCCGGCTGCGGCGGCGCGATCATCGTGATGAGCCTGTACGCCCGGGGCGCGGTGGGCTTCGGCGCCGCCGTCGCCGCGCTGGTGGCGACCATGGGTGACGCCTCGTGGGTGCTGCTGGCCGCCGACCCGGTGCTGACCCTGAAGCTCAAGGCCCTGCTGCTCCTGACCGGTGCCACCACCGGGTACGTCGTCGACGCGCTCGGCATCACGCCCCGACGCCGGGTCGACGCCCAGTCCCTCGGCGCGAGCTCGCCCAGCGCCGGGCTGGTGGGGGTCGGTGGCCGCGTCGTCGTGCCCGCACCGCCACCCTCGCTGGCGCCCGCCGGCGACCAGTACGTCGGCAGCGCGGACCCGGCTCGGGTCGGCCCCACGTGCACCACCCTCTGGGTGGTCCTCGGCGTCGGGGCGCTCGTGGCCGTGCCGGTGTCCTTCCAGCTCGCCCCGGCCGGCACCGCCTACCTGGCCCTCGGGGTCCTCGGCACCCTTGCCGCCGTGGTGGCCCTGGTCCAGGGCCGCGGCCGGGCGACCGTCGCGGCTCCGCCGACGTCCCTGAGGGCCGTCGCACGCGACGGTGGGCACGAGGTCGCCCTGATCACCACCTGGGTCGCCCTGGCCTACCTCTCCTGGTCGCTGCTGAACCACCTCACCGGCTTCGACGGCTCCCAGCTCCCGCTCCTCGGCGTCACCGGCGTGGCCGTCGGCGCCCTCGTGGGCCTCGTGCCTGGGTGCGCGGTCCAGATCGTCTTCACCGGCATCTTCCTCGCCGGCGGCATGCCCCTGCCGACCCTGGTCGCCAACACCATCAGCCAGGACGGCGACGCCCTGCTCCCCCTGCTCGTGCTCGAGCACCGCTCCGCGCTGCTCGCCAGCCTCATCACCACGATGCCGGCCCTGCTGGTGGGCGGCGTCCTGCTCCTGCTCGGCTGA
- a CDS encoding GAF and ANTAR domain-containing protein: MTGGAPSLQGPVQRLVTDFLELSATGIHDRLGDVAGVAVSTAEGRRPRTLAASTTLAADVDRIQFRIGVGPCLAALTSGVALHAPDLAGDDRWGDYGPQAAARGAASCYSVPVLVGDTCVAVFKVYASEVDAITPDQRATADLVAKEVSGGFALAMHLGRQASDLDDLTALLAHRRVIDLALGILMERGRVPADAAFGLLTQQSQSSNVKVHELAADVVRSIPGTSSDDLVPPYSPRDEPDAAGAVVR; encoded by the coding sequence GTGACGGGCGGGGCACCCTCGCTCCAGGGCCCGGTCCAGCGACTGGTCACCGACTTCCTGGAGCTGAGCGCCACCGGCATCCACGACCGGCTCGGCGACGTCGCCGGCGTGGCCGTCAGCACCGCCGAGGGGCGCCGGCCGCGGACCCTGGCGGCCAGCACGACGCTGGCCGCCGACGTCGACCGCATCCAGTTCCGCATCGGGGTCGGCCCGTGCCTGGCGGCGTTGACCTCGGGTGTCGCGCTGCACGCGCCCGACCTGGCCGGCGACGACCGGTGGGGCGACTACGGGCCGCAGGCCGCGGCCCGGGGAGCGGCGTCCTGCTACTCCGTGCCGGTCCTGGTGGGCGACACGTGCGTCGCCGTGTTCAAGGTCTACGCCAGCGAGGTCGACGCCATCACCCCCGACCAGCGCGCCACGGCCGACCTCGTCGCCAAGGAGGTCAGCGGCGGCTTCGCACTGGCGATGCACCTCGGTCGCCAGGCCTCCGACCTCGACGACCTCACCGCGCTGCTGGCCCACCGCCGGGTCATCGACCTCGCCCTCGGCATCCTGATGGAGCGGGGCCGGGTGCCCGCCGACGCCGCGTTCGGGCTGCTCACGCAGCAGTCCCAGAGCAGCAACGTGAAGGTGCACGAGCTGGCGGCGGACGTCGTCCGCAGCATCCCGGGCACCAGCAGCGACGACCTGGTGCCGCCGTACAGCCCCAGGGATGAACCGGACGCCGCGGGAGCCGTGGTTCGCTGA
- a CDS encoding PfkB family carbohydrate kinase, producing the protein MFVGAVGRDSRGTEALDDLARAGVDTTGVDRVEQPTGTAHVLRDAAGENLIVVVPGANHALSADHVRHALEHLHVEDAVVVSNLEVPDDAVLAAATAAAGRGWRLVLNPGPARVLPPELLALVAVLTPNAEEVLLLGADSVADLLAAGTGAVVVTRGADGVDVHDGERAGGPRRLPALPVDVVDTVGAGDAFTAGLAVALASGARLDDAALFGTAAAAIAVTGSGARGAPLDPAAVRALLADRAAGA; encoded by the coding sequence ATCTTCGTCGGTGCCGTCGGACGGGACAGCCGTGGCACCGAGGCACTCGACGACCTGGCCCGGGCGGGCGTGGACACGACCGGCGTCGACCGGGTGGAGCAGCCGACCGGGACGGCCCACGTGCTGCGCGACGCCGCCGGCGAGAACCTCATCGTCGTCGTCCCGGGCGCCAACCACGCGCTCTCCGCCGACCACGTGCGCCACGCCCTGGAGCACCTCCACGTCGAGGACGCCGTCGTCGTCTCGAACCTCGAGGTCCCGGACGACGCCGTGCTCGCGGCCGCCACCGCCGCCGCCGGACGCGGCTGGCGCCTCGTGCTCAACCCCGGGCCCGCCCGGGTTCTGCCGCCGGAGCTCCTGGCCCTCGTCGCGGTGCTGACGCCGAACGCCGAGGAGGTGCTGCTCCTGGGCGCGGACTCGGTCGCGGACCTGCTGGCTGCCGGCACCGGTGCGGTCGTGGTGACCCGCGGGGCCGACGGCGTCGACGTCCACGACGGCGAGCGCGCCGGCGGCCCGCGGCGGCTCCCGGCGCTCCCGGTCGACGTCGTCGACACGGTCGGCGCCGGTGACGCGTTCACCGCGGGCCTGGCCGTGGCGCTCGCGTCCGGCGCCCGCCTCGACGACGCCGCGCTGTTCGGCACGGCGGCCGCCGCGATCGCCGTCACCGGGTCGGGGGCGCGCGGCGCCCCCCTCGACCCGGCCGCCGTCCGGGCCCTGCTCGCCGACCGTGCGGCCGGGGCCTGA
- a CDS encoding manganese catalase family protein yields the protein MECAMYLHVEELINEIQIDEPDPAAANALQEGLGGQFGEMRTMMQYLFQSMNFRGDPSSKPYKDLLQGIGTEEISHVELIGTTIARLLDGSPDYHGKKKDPVDEPGAKGATPLKIALDTSNIHHYLVAAQGALPVDAAGNPWSGSYVYNSGNLVLDLLYNLMLESTGRLQKCRIYEMTANKAARSTIAYLIVRDQAHENAYAKALESLGVNWGPLLPIPKTNAEQFPEVKKLLDLGLQSVQYTFNPEQTSQAAKLYRGASPSNDGTELSTAIMPEGVPITIAPERREEFSPGLDPELLALIQATAEVELIAADEAGSGSSS from the coding sequence ATGGAGTGCGCCATGTACCTGCACGTTGAAGAGCTCATCAACGAGATCCAGATCGACGAGCCGGACCCGGCCGCGGCGAACGCGCTGCAGGAGGGTCTCGGCGGCCAGTTCGGCGAGATGCGCACGATGATGCAGTACCTCTTCCAGTCGATGAACTTCCGTGGCGACCCGAGCTCGAAGCCCTACAAGGACCTGCTCCAGGGCATCGGGACCGAGGAGATCAGCCACGTCGAGCTGATCGGGACGACGATCGCGCGGCTGCTGGACGGGTCGCCGGACTACCACGGCAAGAAGAAGGACCCCGTCGACGAGCCCGGCGCCAAGGGTGCGACGCCGCTCAAGATCGCGCTGGACACCAGCAACATCCACCACTACCTCGTCGCGGCCCAGGGCGCCCTGCCCGTCGACGCGGCCGGCAACCCGTGGTCGGGCTCCTACGTCTACAACAGCGGCAACCTCGTGCTCGACCTGCTCTACAACCTCATGCTGGAGTCGACCGGGCGCCTGCAGAAGTGCCGGATCTACGAGATGACCGCCAACAAGGCGGCCCGCTCCACGATCGCCTACCTGATCGTGCGCGACCAGGCCCACGAGAACGCCTACGCCAAGGCGCTCGAGTCGCTCGGGGTCAACTGGGGCCCGCTGCTGCCGATCCCGAAGACCAACGCGGAGCAGTTCCCCGAGGTCAAGAAGCTGCTCGACCTCGGTCTCCAGAGCGTCCAGTACACCTTCAACCCCGAGCAGACCAGCCAGGCCGCCAAGCTCTACCGGGGCGCGTCGCCGTCCAACGACGGCACCGAGCTGAGCACGGCGATCATGCCGGAGGGCGTGCCGATCACGATCGCACCCGAGCGCCGGGAGGAGTTCAGCCCGGGCCTCGACCCCGAGCTGCTCGCGCTGATCCAGGCGACCGCCGAGGTCGAGCTGATCGCGGCCGACGAGGCCGGTTCCGGGTCCTCGTCCTGA